In Caldicellulosiruptor morganii, the following proteins share a genomic window:
- the flgK gene encoding flagellar hook-associated protein FlgK — MSFYGLEIARTGIFVNRKGLEVTSHNVANASTPGYTRQVLNVKSVAPASRVGFYDPKFQVGMGADVQNLVQIRDMFLDMQYRNEYSRQGEYEIKADNLNFIESIFNEPSDTGLSSVIDQFFSSLQELSKNPESLTVRALVRQRASALTDTIHKMYKQLEDLQSELNDQIYDRILDINSIAHQIADLNQQIFVLELRGEKANDLRDQRNLLVDKLSKIVDTTAYEDKDGRFIVQIAGGETLVNHFTVYELETDKSKIMRKSSFDSNGLPAGFNPDDPLSQQNLYDVPGLFVVMWKDTGQVLNIKSGELKGLLDMRDGAGGLDESKDENGNFIANIPNSNKFTGIPHYLNRLNEFARKLIEKFNKLHTLGWSLNGQKTGINFFEPPVGQTFFYARYIKVSDDIMNDLNNIATTTDKENLPGGNDLVVKLLKLRNDTSIFREGKFEDFLKSLISNLGVDAQGAKNFAENQKVMVTQLDNRRQALSGVSIDEEMTNLIKYQHGFQASARMINAFDEMLDVLINRLGLVGR; from the coding sequence ATGTCTTTTTACGGGCTTGAAATAGCAAGAACAGGTATATTTGTCAACAGAAAAGGGCTTGAGGTTACATCACACAACGTTGCAAATGCTTCAACACCGGGATATACAAGACAGGTTCTGAATGTAAAATCTGTTGCACCAGCAAGCAGGGTGGGTTTTTATGATCCAAAATTTCAGGTTGGCATGGGTGCAGATGTTCAGAACCTTGTGCAGATTAGAGACATGTTTTTGGATATGCAGTACAGAAACGAATACTCCCGCCAGGGCGAGTATGAAATAAAAGCTGACAACCTAAATTTTATAGAATCAATCTTCAACGAACCAAGTGACACTGGACTTTCAAGCGTCATAGACCAGTTTTTCTCAAGCTTGCAGGAGCTTTCTAAAAATCCGGAGAGTTTGACTGTCAGAGCACTGGTACGCCAGAGGGCATCTGCACTGACAGACACAATTCACAAGATGTACAAACAGCTTGAAGACTTGCAAAGTGAGCTAAATGACCAGATTTATGATAGAATCCTTGATATAAACAGTATTGCTCATCAGATAGCAGACCTGAATCAGCAGATTTTTGTACTGGAGCTTCGTGGCGAGAAGGCAAACGACCTTCGCGACCAGAGAAATCTTCTGGTAGATAAGCTCTCAAAAATTGTTGACACAACAGCATATGAAGATAAAGATGGTAGATTCATTGTCCAGATAGCCGGTGGGGAGACTCTTGTGAATCACTTCACAGTTTACGAGCTTGAGACAGATAAATCGAAAATCATGAGAAAAAGCAGTTTTGATTCAAACGGTCTGCCAGCAGGATTTAACCCTGACGACCCACTTTCGCAGCAGAACCTGTATGATGTTCCTGGGCTTTTTGTTGTTATGTGGAAGGATACCGGGCAGGTTTTGAATATAAAGTCTGGCGAGCTAAAAGGACTTTTAGATATGAGAGATGGTGCTGGTGGACTTGACGAAAGTAAAGATGAGAATGGCAATTTTATTGCTAATATACCAAATTCAAACAAATTTACCGGCATTCCACATTATTTAAACAGGCTCAATGAGTTTGCAAGAAAGCTTATTGAAAAGTTCAATAAACTTCATACACTGGGATGGTCTTTAAACGGTCAAAAAACAGGTATAAACTTTTTCGAGCCGCCTGTTGGTCAGACATTTTTCTATGCAAGGTATATTAAAGTTTCAGATGATATTATGAATGATTTGAACAACATAGCAACAACAACTGACAAAGAGAATCTTCCGGGTGGCAATGACCTTGTTGTTAAGCTTCTAAAGCTTAGAAATGACACTTCAATCTTTAGAGAAGGCAAGTTTGAAGACTTTTTAAAGTCTTTAATCTCAAACCTTGGTGTTGATGCACAGGGTGCAAAGAACTTTGCAGAAAACCAAAAGGTAATGGTCACCCAGCTTGACAATCGTCGCCAGGCTCTATCCGGTGTTTCAATAGATGAAGAGATGACAAATTTGATAAAATACCAGCACGGGTTTCAGGCATCAGCAAGGATGATAAATGCATTTGATGAGATGCTGGATGTTTTAATAAACAGGCTCGGGCTTGTGGGAAGATAA
- a CDS encoding flagellar protein FlgN, producing MIQNVNGVIEILEKEQSILKEILELFCSKTKFIVENNISALIEQSTFEKQKADEIKRLEEARQRLIAELLKGKNKEVSSLDDLIELCDGVQQKRLIELKSSIGKLVEEIKRVNHLNLSLIQSSLEYIDFMTNLVSSYFTDDTTYQKDGQSKLTKKNMFDIKL from the coding sequence ATGATCCAGAATGTAAATGGTGTAATTGAAATTCTGGAAAAAGAGCAAAGCATTTTAAAAGAGATACTTGAGTTATTTTGCTCCAAAACAAAATTCATAGTTGAGAACAACATCTCAGCCCTTATAGAACAATCTACTTTCGAAAAACAGAAGGCAGATGAGATAAAAAGGTTGGAAGAAGCGCGACAGAGGTTGATTGCCGAACTTTTGAAAGGAAAAAATAAAGAGGTTTCATCACTTGATGACCTTATAGAGCTTTGTGACGGTGTTCAGCAAAAGAGGCTGATTGAGTTAAAAAGTTCAATAGGTAAGCTTGTTGAGGAGATAAAAAGGGTAAATCATTTGAATTTGAGCCTTATTCAAAGTTCGCTTGAATACATAGATTTTATGACAAATTTAGTCTCATCCTATTTCACCGACGACACAACTTACCAGAAAGACGGGCAAAGCAAGCTCACAAAAAAGAATATGTTTGACATAAAGCTTTAA
- the flgM gene encoding flagellar biosynthesis anti-sigma factor FlgM: MRIEDRMRIFQIYSSGTKVNRVEKKQDVKNADKLEISSEARDFQTILNAIKSTPDIREEKVNEIKSKIESGTYSVSAKDVVEKLIREYKQQTKQF, translated from the coding sequence ATGAGAATAGAAGACAGAATGAGGATATTCCAGATATACAGCAGTGGCACAAAAGTGAACAGGGTAGAAAAAAAACAGGATGTAAAAAATGCAGATAAGCTTGAAATCTCAAGCGAGGCAAGGGATTTTCAGACAATTCTGAATGCCATAAAATCAACACCTGATATTCGAGAGGAAAAAGTAAATGAGATAAAGAGCAAAATTGAGTCAGGCACCTACAGTGTAAGTGCAAAGGACGTTGTGGAAAAGCTGATAAGAGAATATAAACAACAAACCAAACAGTTCTAA
- a CDS encoding TIGR03826 family flagellar region protein: MNVRNCRRCGKLYLYDGSPICPQCRKEEEEDFKKVKDYLYDHPGATLPEVSSATGVSPEKILRFLKEERLEIVGESNIILECERCGKAIKTGRLCEECKREVGTKFLSYLDDNKLKESMKKNEEFAKKKEGGYRYLSKEFKDDEKR, encoded by the coding sequence ATGAATGTGAGAAATTGCAGAAGGTGCGGTAAGCTTTACCTGTATGATGGAAGTCCTATCTGCCCTCAGTGCAGGAAAGAAGAGGAAGAGGATTTTAAAAAGGTAAAGGATTATTTGTATGATCATCCGGGTGCGACGCTGCCGGAGGTATCCAGTGCAACGGGTGTGTCACCTGAGAAGATCCTGAGATTTTTAAAAGAAGAAAGGCTTGAGATTGTGGGTGAGAGCAATATCATTTTGGAGTGTGAAAGATGTGGGAAGGCTATAAAAACGGGCAGACTTTGTGAGGAGTGCAAGAGAGAGGTTGGAACAAAGTTTTTGAGCTATCTTGATGATAACAAGCTAAAAGAGAGCATGAAGAAAAATGAGGAGTTTGCTAAGAAAAAAGAAGGCGGCTATAGATACCTTTCTAAAGAGTTTAAGGATGACGAAAAAAGATAA
- a CDS encoding ComF family protein has translation MEKLIQFFFPARCSFCGRVGVDPCNECRKFIKFIQGKTCEKCGVPVGDFILNLCPSCQRENFSFEKVFPVFYYDGVVRRGIHLFKYRGFCQNAITFSNLMVDKVKSGNIKFDIVIPVPISYERYLKRGYNHSYLLAKNISKILKIPLLDALKRTYFTEPFYNLSRQERKREIKDKIVVKNGYEKYIKEKTILLVDDIFTTGATANECSKVLLKSGASRVYVSVLAITKPSGRLK, from the coding sequence ATGGAAAAACTAATTCAGTTTTTCTTTCCTGCTCGCTGTTCATTTTGCGGCAGGGTAGGGGTTGATCCGTGCAATGAGTGCAGGAAGTTCATCAAATTTATCCAGGGCAAAACCTGCGAAAAATGTGGAGTGCCAGTTGGCGATTTTATTTTAAACCTTTGCCCGAGCTGCCAGAGAGAAAACTTTTCATTTGAAAAGGTCTTTCCTGTTTTCTATTACGACGGTGTTGTTAGAAGAGGTATTCATCTTTTCAAATACAGAGGCTTTTGCCAGAATGCCATAACCTTTTCAAACTTAATGGTGGATAAAGTAAAAAGTGGAAATATAAAGTTTGATATTGTAATTCCTGTACCAATTAGTTATGAGAGGTATTTGAAAAGAGGGTATAACCATTCATATTTACTGGCGAAGAATATTTCAAAGATACTGAAGATACCTTTACTTGATGCTCTGAAGAGAACCTATTTTACAGAGCCTTTTTACAACCTCTCAAGACAGGAGAGAAAAAGAGAGATAAAAGATAAAATTGTGGTTAAAAACGGGTATGAAAAATATATAAAAGAAAAGACCATTTTGCTTGTTGATGATATTTTCACAACGGGTGCAACTGCAAATGAGTGTTCAAAGGTTTTGTTAAAAAGCGGTGCAAGCAGGGTGTACGTATCCGTTTTGGCGATAACAAAACCATCAGGAAGATTAAAATAG
- a CDS encoding STAS domain-containing protein (This anti-anti-sigma factor, or anti-sigma factor antagonist, belongs to a family that includes characterized members SpoIIAA, RsbV, RsfA, and RsfB.): MDFESIMIEGTLILKIKGELDQHNADKFRVRFDMKIVSPEVQKVVIDISELTFMDSSGVGFLVGRFKTARAFAKELVLVCSSSYINRLLSTCGIEKLIKKYTTIEEALS, from the coding sequence ATGGATTTTGAATCAATAATGATAGAGGGAACACTTATTTTAAAAATAAAAGGTGAACTTGACCAGCACAATGCTGACAAATTCAGGGTAAGGTTTGACATGAAAATAGTAAGCCCTGAGGTGCAAAAAGTGGTGATTGACATCTCTGAGCTTACCTTTATGGACTCATCAGGTGTTGGTTTTCTGGTTGGGAGGTTCAAGACTGCAAGAGCGTTTGCAAAAGAGCTTGTTCTGGTTTGCAGCTCAAGCTATATTAACAGGCTTCTTTCAACTTGTGGAATAGAAAAGCTGATAAAAAAATATACAACTATTGAAGAGGCTTTGAGCTAA